One window of Kryptolebias marmoratus isolate JLee-2015 linkage group LG3, ASM164957v2, whole genome shotgun sequence genomic DNA carries:
- the srp68 gene encoding signal recognition particle subunit SRP68: MAADKQNEVKVSPTEENKENVPDGGLSLEILQIIKESQQQHGLRHGDYQRYRGYCSRRLRRLRKTLGFKMGNRHKFVGKKVTVEMLSDSRYLLLVLMEAERAWSYAMQLKQEANTEPRKRFHLLARLRKAAKHSEKLEKLCESPHVDAKTKLEAQAYMAYLTGMVDFELQEWKLAMEAFNKCKTIYEKLASAFTEDLAVLYRQRVDEISPNIRYCAYNIGDQNAINDLMQMRLTGGGGGMMAEKLEALITQARTKQAATMSEVEWRGRTVPVKIDKARVFLLGLADNEAAIAQAANEETKEHLYETLLAECRDTIQAVREELKNEAKQRERSSDNDSGKVSNLQYLHSYLTYIKLCTLVKRNESMAHTLQAKLKETEADENKRGPRPQDLIRLYDIILQSLAELSTLQGLEDDHTFQKEVSLKTLVYRAYRCFFIAQSYVLVKKWSEALVLYERVLKYAKEVQSKAKNLNNSLKDLPDVQELIAEVNAEKYSLQAAAILDTDEPPEVSSQQLVKDNTPLCDHLDTFRLDTTLVGKHPNLVQFPPDFQPIPCKPLFFDLALNHATFPPLDDKVEQKGKGGLTGYIKGIFGFGS; encoded by the exons ATGGCCGCAGACAAGCAAAACGAAGTCAAAGTTTCCCCTACGgaagaaaataaggaaaatgTTCCAGACGGGGGACTTAGTCTGGAAA TCCTACAAATCATCAAGGAATCCCAGCAGCAGCATGGCCTGAGACACGGAGATTACCAAAGATACAG GGGCTACTGCTCCCGTAGGCTGCGTCGCCTACGCAAGACTCTTGGCTTCAAGATGGGGAACCGGCATAAATTTGTTGGAAAGAAAGTCACTGTGGAAATGCTTTCTGACAGCAG GTACCTCTTACTGGTTTTGATGGAAGCAGAGCGTGCCTGGAGCTACGCCATGCAGCTGAAACAAGAGGCCAACACAGAGCCAAGGAAGCGGTTCCACCTCCTCGCTCGATTACGCAAAGCTGCCAAGCACAGCGAGAAGCTGGAGAAGCTCTGCGAGAGCCCCCACGTCGACGCTAAGACTAAGCTAGAGGCTCAG GCCTACATGGCGTACCTGACTGGGATGGTGGACTTTGAGCTGCAGGAGTGGAAACTTGCCATGGAGGCCTTCAACAAGTGCAA gaccaTTTATGAGAAACTGGCCAGTGCGTTCACCGAGGACCTGGCTGTTCTTTATCGTCAGCGTGTGGACGAGATATCACCCAACATCCGCTACTGTGCTTACAACATCG GTGACCAGAATGCCATCAATGACTTGATGCAGATGAGGCTGActgggggaggaggaggcatGATGGCTGAGAAACTAGAG GCCCTGATCACTCAGGCCCGAACGAAGCAGGCAGCCACCATGAGCGAGGTGGAGTGGCGAGGGCGAACAGTTCCTGTGAAGATCGACAAGGCTCGCGTTTTCCTGTTGGGTCTGGCAGACAACGAGGCGGCCATCGCTCAG GCAGCTAATGAGGAGACCAAAGAGCATCTGTACGAGACTCTGCTGGCTGAGTGCAGAGACACCATCCAGGCTGTGAGAGAGGAACTCAAAAATGAGGCG AAGCAGCGAGAGCGGAGCTCTGATAACGACAGTGGGAAGGTGTCCAACCTTCAGTACCTGCACAG TTACCTGACCTACATCAAGCTGTGCACGCTGGTGAAGAGAAACGAAAGCATGGCTCACACTCTGCAGGCCAAACTGAAGGAGACCGAGGCCGACGAGAACAAGAGGGGGCCCCGTCCGCAAGATCTCATTCGGCTCTACGACATCATCCTGCAG aGTCTGGCGGAGCTCTCCACCCTGCAGGGGCTCGAGGATGACCACACCTTCCAGAAGGAGGTGTCCCTCAAGACTCTGGTCTACAGGGCCTACAG GTGTTTCTTTATAGCTCAGTCTTATGTTCTGGTGAAGAAGTGGAGTGAGGCCCTGGTGTTGTACGAGAGGGTGCTGAAATATGCTAAGGAGGTCCAGTCTAAAGCAAAGAATCTTAACAACAGCCTCAAG GATCTCCCTGATGTCCAGGAGCTCATTGCTGAGGTCAACGCTGAGAAATACTCCCTTCAAGCTGCTGCCATTTTAG acacTGATGAGCCTCCTGAAGTTTCCTCTCAGCAGCTGGTGAAAGACAACACG CCTCTGTGTGACCACCTGGACACCTTCCGTCTGGACACCACCCTCGTCGGCAAGCACCCCAATCTGGTCCAGTTCCCCCCCGACTTCCAGCCGATCCCTTGCAAGCCTCTGTTCTTTGACCTCGCCCTGAACCATGCCACCTTCCCACCGCTGGACGACAAGGTGGAGCAGAAGGGCAAGGGCGGCCTGACCGGCTACATCAAGGGCATCTTCGGCTTCGGCAGCTAA
- the LOC119616865 gene encoding THAP domain-containing protein 6-like — protein MPSYCAAFSCTNLHGKCPDGVTFHRFPKDDNLRSQWAEALNQEKQKGVLWQPGVGNYLCSDHFKPEDFDRTGQTTRLRPNTVPSVRLFPSRSRRKTPPKRTTRNSTDGRPPADDDPSSSSSPSSTQTEQTLDKTTSTSSVALDHAYQLPDAKELKSRLEKSNLKRRQLHIELKNTRDRLKRVQSSSKRLLDDLRDQNLITEELKAKLDSLGDIPLDLFANPAQCYSEDQRDFALQLHFYSPKAYEYLRSNAKFRIPLPHPKTLCRWI, from the exons atgccttcttattgtgctgcattttcgtgcacaaatcttcacggaaaatgtccggacggcgttacatttcatcg CTTTCCAAAAGATGACAACCTGAGGTCACAGTGGGCAGAGGCATTGAATCAGGAGAAGCAGAAAGGAGTGCTGTGGCAGCCAGGCGTAGGGAACTACTTGTGCTCTGACCACTTCAAACCAGAAGATTTTGACCGGACAGGCCAGACAACAAGGCTGCGCCCGAACACTGTACCATCTGTGCGTCTGTTTCCTTCACGCTCTCGG AGGAAAACTCCACCAAAGAGAACTACTCGGAACAGCACTGATGGCAGACCGCCGGCAGACGATgatccatcatcatcatcctcaccttcatcaacacaaactgaacagacACTGGACAAGACAACTTCAACCTCATCTGTGGCGCTG GACCATGCTTATCAGCTGCCAGATGCCAAAGAGCTAAAAAGCCGACTGGAAAAATCCAACCTCAAACGACGGCAACTGCACATCGAACTGAAGAACACCAGGGATCGTTTAAAGAGAGTCCAATCCAGCAGCAAACGTCTTCTAGATGACTTGAGGGATCAGAATCTCATCACTGAGGAGTTGAAAGCAAAGCTGGACTCACTTGGAG ATATCCCGCTGGACTTGTTTGCCAACCCTGCCCAGTGCTACAGCGAGGATCAACGGGACTTCGCTTTGCAACTTCACTTTTACAGCCCAAAAGCTTACGAGTACCTGAGAAGCAATGCAAAGTTTAGGATTCCCTTGCCACATCCAAAGACACTATGTCG GTGGATTTAA